The genomic region GCGGGGTGCCCGGGGCGGGCAGCGCgctcggggcggcgggggggaatTCCCACCGCCGGGCGGGTGGGGCCGGCCGCGCCGGgtgggcggcgggcggccccgccggggagggctggggcgcGGGCTCTGGCGCCCTgcgggccgcccgccgcgggggggggtgtgtgtgggggggggggggggggggcgggtggagGCGCCTGGCGGCGGCGGGAGGTGCCGCGGGGCGGGCGAGAGAAagaggggctgcggcgggggaggggccggcggccgcggggggcgTGTTCGGGCGGGaaggcgccggggggggggggagggggggggaggagaggcggGAGCGGCCtgggccgcggccccgcccggCGGTGGCtccgcgccgcggccccgccctcAGGGCGCCCCCCCCGCAATCGCATCGCAGGGACCCGCCGCCGACCTCGCCATGGGCAAAGGCGACCCCAACAAGCCGCGGGGCAAGATGTCCTCGTACGCCTACTTCGTGCAGACCTGCCGCGAGGAGCACAAGAAGAAGCACCCGGACTCGTCCGTCAACTTCGCCGAGTTCTCGCGGAAGTGCTCGGAGCGGtggaaggtgagcggggccgggccgagccgcgctgAGCCCTggcgggccggccccggcccccgcccctgCCGCGGGTTGCTGGGAAAAGATCGCTGgtagcagctgctgcttcttaggCGTTAGTGGGTCACCGGGCGCTTTATCTGATCCAGgctcttctcctttccccctccGTGTGTCCGCAGACAATGTCtagcaaggaaaaaggaaagtttgAAGAAATGGCTAAAGGAGACAAAGCTCGTTACGACAGGGAGATGAAAAACTATGTTCCTCCCAAAGGcgagaagaagggaaagaaaaaggacccCAACGCTCCGAAAAGACCACCGTGAGCGTTTCTatggccggggcggggagggggggtgggggaagtatTAGTTCTCACAGTCTGACTCTATTTTAGACTCTGCTAGTTTGACCCGTAATCATCACTGTCTCTCATTTTAGATCTGcgttcttccttttctgttctgaacACCGTCCGAAAATCAAAAATGATCATCCTGGCTTGTCTATTGGAGATACAGCAAAGAAATTAGGTGAAATGTGGTCTGAACAGTCGGCCAAAGATAAACAGCCATATGAACAGAAGGCTGCAAAACTAAAGGAGAAATATGAAAAGGTACAGTGAAAGCGATAAAATAATGGTTAAGGTTGTAGAAGTCACTGTAAGTGCGTGACTTTCTGTTTTGTACCTAAACTATATATGGTTCGTAGTTCTAAATGTTTATGTCAGCCTTTGCCAGGCTTCAGAAAGATGTGGCGTGGGAGGTATCTGGAACCCTTACAGTGAACCTGAATGTGGTTTTTACATGTCTTAAGAGATTTTACCAGTAAGACGCTTTACTTCCAGAAAACAGGTCACCTGCTTGGTAAAATACACGGTCATACTCCAGAGCAACCGCGGTCATAAAATTCCTAAAACTGTCTGGGTCACGCGGTCTCTTGCCAAAAGATGCAAGCATGGAAGTCTCCAGCTTGAAACACTCCTTTTCTGCACACGCTGTATTGGATGTGCACAGTGTAGTATTATTAAATTATTGAAGCAGTACAAATTTGTCTTCAGAGTTATATTGCCAGCAActaaacagcatttttcttgcaGGATATTGCAGCATATCGTGCCAAGAGCAAGAGTGATGCAGGAAAAAAGGGCCCAGGTAGGCCTGCAGGATCTAAGAAGAAAGCAGAaccagaagaggaggaggaggaggaggaagatgatgaagaggaggaagaagatgaagatgaagaataAATGAATGTCCTGCTGTAAAGATTTATGCTCAAAATCCAATATTTTGCTAAGAATGTGAACTCAAGTGCAGCTCATTGTTAGCTTCAGTATAAAAATCTGTACAGAATTGTGTATAGGTAATGTGGTTCTTTGTAGGGAGACCTCTATTTTTAATGTAAGTAGCGGCCAAGGGCTGCTACAGttcggtttaaaaaaaaaaggaaaaaaaaaaaaaagaagaagttgtGGAATGTTTCTGCATATTTAATGGTTTTGTTGAAATTCAGTGACTGATAGCCGGGTGTTTCTTTATAGCTAAGTAAAACAAAGGAGGTAGCTTAATAGCTGATCTTGTATTTTGTAGTATATTGCATTGTATTACTTTTTTAAcaattttgtaataaaatgttGTACATGATTATTGTTGTATTCTTGATGTTTCCGAGAGGCTGGGTAATCCCAGAATGCTGAAGCTTGGGATAGTGCTTTGCATTGTTGTTGGGCTGTAATCGTAAAACTGGCAAGTTTCTTAAAGTGTTGACTCCTGGAGTTTATACAGGGGTTTAAACTTTTTTAATGGCAATTCTCTCTCCCGCATATGCTACCATTAGTTGCAATTGATGTTTTCCTTAAAGTGGCATTTGCTTCTACTGCCTTGCAAGTGAAAAAAATACCTCTAATTTTAAGTACTGAAGTTGCTGATAATTATTCCCGgattgttttctttccccaaattacTGAAGCACAGGTCTTAAAGTTTTGTCTTGGTGGGTTAGCTGATAATGAGTAAATCTTAGGAGCTTACTTCCTCTCACAGGGCTCAGGGTCACCGGCCTTTTCTGCAGTCCATATCAGGACAGGAAAGTTGGCTATAGGACAGATGTGGTTAGAGGTATGTTTTCCCAGATGTTCCCAACTCCTTCCCACTCCCCCTGGCCCCAGTATTAGTGGCTTCTCATAAAATACACAGCTTGCAGAACAGCATGAAAAATGCTGGAATGTTATCTCCGCACATGCCAATAGATTCCTGCAGAAAAGAGGAGGCATTTGTAAAGAACACGTGCTCCTGATTGATAGGTTCCTGTTTGTGGTGGTAGGAGTTATTGCCAGTTCCACTATTtgttgagtggggtttttttttggtttgtttggtttttttttttttgtttttttttactcaaccTTTAGTGTATTTAAAAGTCTAAATCTAGCTATCTAACAGTATTTGCAAGTGGGGAGTTGGAGATCCCATGGCTAAACTAATAGTTTAATTTGTTGAGATAAATACTAGGCAATAGCTTTTACTAGCCTTTGAAAGCCCAGCACCGAAACACATTTAATGTCTAAAATATTAAGTACTACAAAGGGCAGGCTTCCaacttttttcttatgtttttaaacTGTCACCCTATTGTCCATcagcttctgaaataaatttgcATACAGTCACATCGTACATCTGTAAGATAAAAAGTGATTTTGGCACTATAACCATGGTAAATGTCTGTGGTAGGCTAACAACGTAGCACTTTCTGAAACGAGTCTTGACAAAAACACTTTGTGTATTCCTGGAAGTATGGCAATAAGGTAACTGTAAagacaattaaaacatttttatactaAAGTAGGTACTAATCTTTGAAGGCCTTAGAAACCCAgagttgttttttccttcccaccctgcccctgAGATGCTTAAAGTAGTATCAGAAAGGATTAGCTGCTGTTCTACATGTTGGCCCTGCCAGAGATACTCAGCACAGGCGGGATCAATGGCTCCATTTTGCAAGCTCAGCTTTTGGGAAGCCGCAGACGTAAACTGGAAGTGAGAGGCAGTTGTTCTCTGTGCAGTCCATCCAGTGCTCAagaacattttctcctgtagagagtTTACAATCCTAGAGCACCTTTATTCTTAACTCAAAAATTCCCCCAGCTAGAGGCAATCCCCTGTCGTAGCGTGTAGCTGAGACTATACTGGTCTCATTTTCAGCATATTCTGTTCAGATTTCCCAGTAGAAACACACCATCACCTCCCCTCAATTCTCAGACTGCCTCCCTCAACAGAACTGTGATACTTCAAGAAGTTTTTCTGATTAGATTTAAATAATCGTTTGCAGTGGAGCAGTAGCATCAGAGTAAATTGACTAGTTTgattatttgaaatgttttttactTCTGCTCAAGTgcttttaaattgaaatgaaatataACCCTTCAGGTGTCCTAGAAAGCTGCATGGGTTACAGAATTTTAAATATGGTGTCAGAATAAGAGCATATCTTGAGGTAATTCAGAATAAAGGAGCTCTTTAATATTTTCCGCAGTGAGGTAAAATGGCTTTTGGGTTCTATTTCATTTAGTATTAATTGGCTAATTTAGCTTCAGAACAAATCAGTGCAGCCCTGCCTAATGTCGCCACTGTGTTGTCCCCACATCTTAACGATGCTCTATGAAAAGCCACCTATGGGTTACTTTTGTTTATGATCTCATTTACAAATACATCCCGACTGCTGGAGAGATCTTTATTGCAAAAATAGTCTATCGCACCACTCTACTAGCCTGACCCACATCATTACACAGATCGTTTTGTGTGCATGCCATGTCAGCGTGAGCTGCAGCAAGCCACGGCAAAGCTCTGCATCAGGCTGATCTACCAACTGAGAATGATGTCATGATATTTCTAtaattagtaatttttttaaataatattttgtccTTTCAATAAGAAGGATGTTGAACATAGATTAAAGGCAAATGGAAAAGAGCACGTGGAAATTACTACTTTCAAATTAAGCTTTAAAAAGTATGGTATGTCAGGTCAGGGAGTTCGGATAATGCCCATCTGTGAGCACTGAAAGAACTAGTGCTGGAAAGGACGAGTAAGTGATCAAAGGGTAACGGGAATGTTCAGAAAAGATAAGGTCATGGGAGAAAAGCTAAATTAGTTTTTCACATCCATGTTCAATATGGACAATCTTATGAAATGACTCACTGGAAACTTTTCACTGGAGGTGAACTGGGAGGTGTGTCTCAAGCCAAAACTAAAAGGGATGGCCAAAATGATTGCAGGCATCAGGGGGACTGCTCACATCGCACGAGAGGTCCAGCATAAAGGCATACCATCCAGTAAAGCAGACCAAAAGACCACCGAAAATAAGTCTGAGGTGGATAAAGAGCAGGTATGACAGAATAACCAATGTAGGAAAGCAGTCTTTAAAAAGTTGAAGTTATATTTCTAAACCagtaaaccagaagaaaactgcACCCCGACAGGCCAGACACAGCAATGTGTGGCAGGGAAAAAGAGCATCAGAGCAACTTCAGAAAACAGATGGACTTATAACTTTCAAACACATCAGAACCAAGAGGCCTGCCAAGCTGTCCTAGGGACAATAGATGCTCAAGATATAGTAGCAATGCCTAGAGaagatttcaggaaaagaaaacgacttttttttttttttttttttttttttggttaaccACGTAGAGGAGCTTCAGGAAGTTTTCACAACAGAACTTTTTAATGGGAGAGGCATGGTGGAGCATCTGTCTCAAATCCAAGTGTAAAAGGTTTTGAAACAAAATGACAGGACAGATGGTATTCATCCAAGAGTTCTAAGGAAATTCAAGGATGAAATGGCTGAACTATGAACCGTACTTTATATTTTTTCACTTAAAACCGCCTTAGTTCTAGAGGAATGGAACGTCACAAATATGACACTAATTTTTAGAAAGCATTCTGTGGAGATACAGGGAACTTCAGACCAGTAATGCCCATATGTCAAGCTGTTAGGAACCATAGTACAGCCGAGCGTTGCTGGACAAAAGGCTAGACAGTCCTATTGCCACCTCACACGAGGAAATCCTGTTCCACAGGCCTGTAAATATTCTTTGAAGAAATCAGTGAACATGAAGGTAAAGGAGATCAGGTAGTTCTGGTCTTCTTGAGTAAGTCGTCATTGAAGGCCTTGCATGAATAAATAGCTGGTTAACAATACAGGAACAAAATGGGAATTAGTCATCAGTTTCAGTGGAGGAAAACCACCTGTGAAAACCCATAGGTTATTTTTGGAGATGGGGTTAATGACTAGTGCTtgtttaatatatatacatatgtgacTTGGAAAAAAGTGCTGAATGGTGCTGCAAGAAAGATAAGAACAGCGAAGAACTGCAAAGCCAGCTTGGAGCCTGAAGTGACAGGATAATAAAACCAGCAAGTGAAATACGGCGTTAATACAGAATGTATTACATATTAAAATGTGCTTCCCCAACACatgtgaaggggaaaaaacaggccTAACGTTTATGTCATGGGTAAGGTGGGTGGACAATAAACGACATTCCATTAGTCTGGAAGAGATGCTGGAGCTTTAATAGATAATTTTGTGAAGAGGTAATAGATGTTTGCTAGAAAAACAAATAGCATGTTAGGCATTATTAGGTAAAGAGTTAAGAACAGAACAAATATTTAGTATTTCCTTACCGTCGTCATAAAAGAATATaaagtttcctttttcttagATCAACTTAGAACAAAGCCTCTTTACAAAGTTGGTCTTGTTTTCCCCAAGCAAAACCTATGTCTGAAGAACTGTAAATATGCCTctcttggttttgggggtttctttttttggtgtgttttcagaaggaaaacctTGAGTAGAACAGCTACAGACCTGGGAACTGACTGCAGTATGTACAGGCTTTGGAACTCCAGCAACACAAAAGAAATTGCAAATGGGTGtggagagaaaatcagaaaaaaatgtaataggaGTTTTATCTTTGATTAGGTAATGATCTATTGAACTGTTTCGTAACAGTGTATCACAGGCATCTTGTATATAACATTGGTACATGATGTAGTACATATTGCTCAGCGATAGATTATTTGCTGTGGTGGTGACTGTCACTGCTCCTGTAGTGCTTCACTTGCTGTACCATCCttagcatatatttatttttctgcctgttttctcaTTTTGGCTTGCATTTCTTTCCACACCTTGAAATATACGTGTTTTGTCAGCAACCCCTGCATTTCCAAAATTGCTGGGCCTCTCCTATGAGCTGCATCACAGCCCCATCTGCTTTTCCGTGATCCCATTTGAATCCAGTGTCAAGAATCCTGTAACGGAGCCCAGATGTCGAGCTTGCTGCTGCGTTCTCCAATGCAGGCAGCCCTTAAGGAACACATTAACTCTGCTAACTGTGGGATGTGCACGAGATTCAGACCTACCTGGCAAAAAAAGCTGACTGCCTGTGCAGATTTCTCTTCATCGGTGCAATTAAGTAATTGTCACAGGCCAGCACCAATTAGTGAGCGAACCTGTACATTGCTCTGACTATCCCGATATCCTGAGATCAATTATCCCCCCCTAGCCTCAGTGTTGGAGAGGGTCTTGATGTTCCAGGACTGAACATGGAATCGACCACCAGAAAAATCTTTATAGCCAGAAAATCTGGTGCTCCACCTCTAAGTTGTATGGCTACTCTCAGCATTTCCTGGCCCAAACATCTAATGGTAAAGTTTGTACCCATAAATCAGTTCTTCAGAGCTGAAGGAAAGATGTTTGTGTGGACAAGACCACATCCTTCTAAAAAACCCTGCGAAAAACATGCTGTGATGATGCTACTGTCAGTGCTGCCACCTTGAAGCCAGCTCCTGGCTGGCTGGACCCAGCACTGACCTAGCACTAACTACTCCCTTTAGGAATTAAGACCTTTAACAAGCCTTCATAGTTCTTCTATATCTCACCAATTTGTCTCAGTGGAGGAACGAACCGCAGAGCCAGCATGCCTGTTCAGCAACCTTGAAACCTTTTGGATAATCAGATGTGACGGATGACCAAAGTCTGCCTAGATTCAAACAGCAGTTAGACAAATTCTGGACTATTAAATAGAAAACGCCATCTCTAGCTCAGACGGTGCTTCAGTTGTATATTGCCAGAAGTAGGGACAATGCTAGACCCTTGCCCGTCCCTTCACTCTGCCCTGTACTCCTTGACCATGTTAATCCTACTGACCACTGAGGGAGACAGGCTACTGTGCTAGCTGGACTTTTGGTCTGATCTTGCACATACTTTTTAAGTTCTTATGTTAAGCTTACTTCTTATcctaaggcaaaatatttttcaactttgTCCATCAGAGACAAAGGGTCCTGGTATTTCTGGAGCGCAGACTTGATTCCTCTCATAATCATCACATGGAAGATAATGGGATGCcgtaacaggaggaaaaaaaaaaaaaaaaaaaaaaaaaaaaggcaggagtgATTCCTATCTCCAACTGGGAATGGCCCTGTTCAACATTACTTTATCCCTAATAGCTTTATATCAGTAGGAACCAGACTCCACTCTGTTACAGGGTTACAGAACCGTTTTCCTCAGCAACACCCATGCCATCTTACCTTCGCtcccaggcagcaggacaggcagcttCCCCCTCCACCGCCAGGTTGATTAGCTCTGTCTTTAGTGGCTCCTTGGCGTCTTCAGGGCATCCCTCAGTGCCACTGAAAGAGCAGTATGACTACAAGCACTTCCAGAGCTTGGCGTGCTTTCTCTCCTGTTCAGCTCTTCCCAAATCTCCCTTCTTATGAACCCGCAAGAATACTCCAGAAGGCTTCTACTTTCATCTAGTTCTACTTCCGTTCATTGCTTCTGCTgcctcagaaataaaaatatgaaaattgcaATCGTAGCTGCCTGTTGGGCAGCTGTGATGGCCTTGGGGACTCCAGCAAGAGGGCTGATGGCCGCCGATGGCAGCTGAGCCATCTTGCAGGCTTTGGCTAGCAAGGCATCCATTGCCAGGTGGGTCTCCCGAGCGCACCCCAGAATGACACGGTGCTCCTGCCGTGGGACGAGATCCCTGGCTGTGCAGAGGCACAGCTTGCAGAGGGCACCTTTTCACCCAGCAGCCCTCAGAAATGCAGGCAGGAGTCTTCGTGGCTCTGCCCCACGTTCGTTACCCGTACGCGCTAATCCTGTCTCTTTGTGACGGTCCCAACTCAGGGAACACGCGCCCGCGCACAGAAGATCCGGAGGACTTTATACTCAAAAGATCCACCACCGTTTAATGTCAGGGCTTGTTCAAAGATACTGGCCTACGCTATTTTCCTGCGGAAATCCTTCCACAAATTTAAAGGGAAGAGGTTGTATTTTGATTCCCATTTCCACTCTAGTCCCTTCAAGTGATTCAGAAAGCCTATTCCAAGCAGTACATCTTAATTTCACCTGAAGACTGTGCTTGAACAACTGTCTGGGCATGCCACCTTTTTGACTGACACACACTGCCACCAGCAGCCCTTTCcaggaaagcaaaataacatCTCTCTGTtcattttcccttcccctttca from Accipiter gentilis chromosome 3, bAccGen1.1, whole genome shotgun sequence harbors:
- the HMGB2 gene encoding high mobility group protein B2, with the translated sequence MGKGDPNKPRGKMSSYAYFVQTCREEHKKKHPDSSVNFAEFSRKCSERWKTMSSKEKGKFEEMAKGDKARYDREMKNYVPPKGEKKGKKKDPNAPKRPPSAFFLFCSEHRPKIKNDHPGLSIGDTAKKLGEMWSEQSAKDKQPYEQKAAKLKEKYEKDIAAYRAKSKSDAGKKGPGRPAGSKKKAEPEEEEEEEEDDEEEEEDEDEE